A DNA window from Bacillota bacterium contains the following coding sequences:
- the mraY gene encoding phospho-N-acetylmuramoyl-pentapeptide-transferase: MLWFWVAFSFALVVVLAMGEPTLRVLVSVKAGQAIREDAPERHRTKAGTPTMGGVLIVTGLVIGVLLTLGIQAALSQQTLTRAWDPAAFCTTVLAFAGIGLLDDYLIIRRGKNLGLKARQKLLMQCAVALAFAAYLFVNAEIGVTTVLQAGEWRVDLGGWYYPLAVLFIVALSNAVNLADGLDGLAAGLSLIAACALGSVAGLRDPSWVLQGAGALGGACAGFLNFNRYPARVFMGDTGSLALGAALALVAIFAKAELIAMVVLMVFWIEMLSVILQVISFQTTGKRIFRMSPLHHHFELLGMHETRVVMMFWIAGIVSGAAGYVLARVSI; this comes from the coding sequence ATGCTCTGGTTCTGGGTGGCATTTAGCTTTGCGCTGGTGGTCGTGCTGGCGATGGGCGAGCCGACTCTGCGTGTGCTGGTGTCTGTCAAGGCTGGTCAGGCTATTCGCGAGGATGCACCGGAGCGTCACCGCACCAAAGCGGGAACGCCGACAATGGGCGGTGTGCTGATAGTAACCGGTCTGGTGATAGGAGTATTGTTGACACTGGGGATACAAGCTGCCCTTTCTCAACAAACGCTCACCAGAGCATGGGACCCGGCGGCTTTTTGTACTACTGTGCTGGCCTTCGCGGGGATTGGCTTGCTGGATGACTACCTGATTATCCGGCGTGGTAAGAATCTGGGCTTAAAGGCGCGTCAGAAGCTATTGATGCAGTGTGCTGTAGCGCTTGCTTTTGCGGCATACCTCTTTGTCAACGCCGAGATCGGTGTGACCACAGTGCTCCAGGCTGGCGAATGGCGCGTGGACCTGGGCGGCTGGTATTATCCTCTGGCGGTGTTGTTTATCGTCGCTTTGTCGAACGCGGTAAACCTTGCCGATGGGCTGGATGGTCTGGCAGCGGGGTTATCGCTGATTGCGGCATGTGCGCTGGGCAGTGTCGCTGGTTTACGCGACCCCTCGTGGGTGCTGCAAGGTGCGGGGGCATTAGGTGGAGCATGTGCGGGCTTTTTGAACTTTAACCGCTATCCGGCTCGGGTATTCATGGGAGATACCGGCTCGCTGGCATTGGGGGCCGCCCTGGCGCTGGTTGCCATCTTTGCCAAGGCGGAGTTGATTGCCATGGTAGTGCTAATGGTCTTCTGGATAGAAATGCTATCGGTGATACTGCAGGTCATTTCGTTTCAGACGACAGGCAAGCGGATATTCCGAATGTCTCCACTGCACCACCACTTCGAGTTACTGGGGATGCACGAGACTCGTGTGGTCATGATGTTCTGGATAGCGGGCATTGTCAGCGGTGCCGCGGGTTATGTGCTCGCACGGGTGAGTATATGA
- a CDS encoding putative lipid II flippase FtsW, which yields MSDVHRAREDRLLAWAVFALVIVGLIVVYDASFPKQGSSQLLKQSIWAGVGLLAYAVGRRVSLTFLHKAAVPVFILSLGLMMAVLTPLGVERNGALRWLKLGQIGAFEVLVQPSELGKIALIVLLASLLCAPNLIGSCEKTRKQNYLWALFGILLAAGIVVKVQDDLGTALVFVGIGVGMLFAAGLPFRRVALLVAVLAVVAVIFIFEKEYRLQRVIAFTQPFAYINTSGYQLAHSLMGIGSGGIWGVGLGMGRAKEFLPAAETDFVFTTVAEETGIFGSTAIMVLLALVSWRVFLVAHRAQAMFLLLLASGLGLMIAWQSLLNLYVVTGAVPTTGVPLPFISYGGSSLVSLLFSIGLVQKVAGNPMMERVKEASYARAAGGRGNRRSSVSRREYRRGVA from the coding sequence ATGAGTGATGTACACCGCGCCAGGGAGGACAGACTGCTTGCTTGGGCGGTTTTCGCGCTGGTGATTGTGGGATTGATTGTGGTATACGACGCCAGTTTTCCGAAGCAAGGCTCCTCGCAACTGTTGAAACAGTCTATTTGGGCTGGGGTAGGTCTGCTGGCGTATGCGGTTGGCAGGCGTGTTTCCCTCACTTTCCTGCACAAAGCCGCGGTGCCCGTGTTTATCTTATCCCTGGGGCTGATGATGGCGGTGCTGACCCCCCTCGGCGTGGAACGCAATGGGGCACTTCGCTGGCTCAAACTGGGACAGATTGGCGCTTTTGAGGTTCTGGTACAGCCTTCCGAGCTCGGCAAAATCGCGCTGATTGTATTGCTGGCGAGTTTGCTCTGCGCACCCAACCTGATCGGTTCATGCGAAAAGACGCGCAAGCAAAACTATTTATGGGCGCTGTTCGGTATCCTGCTGGCAGCCGGGATTGTGGTGAAAGTGCAGGACGACCTGGGTACCGCGCTGGTGTTCGTTGGGATCGGAGTCGGGATGCTTTTCGCGGCGGGTCTACCTTTCCGTCGCGTCGCATTGCTGGTCGCGGTGCTGGCAGTGGTCGCCGTCATCTTCATCTTTGAGAAAGAGTATCGCCTGCAGCGCGTCATCGCGTTTACCCAGCCGTTTGCTTACATAAATACCTCGGGTTACCAGCTCGCCCACTCGCTGATGGGTATAGGCTCCGGCGGGATTTGGGGAGTGGGACTTGGAATGGGACGCGCAAAAGAGTTCCTGCCGGCGGCAGAGACTGACTTTGTGTTTACAACCGTTGCGGAAGAGACCGGTATATTCGGCAGCACCGCGATTATGGTACTGCTGGCGCTGGTATCGTGGCGGGTATTCCTTGTGGCACACAGGGCTCAAGCGATGTTTCTTCTCCTGCTGGCAAGCGGTCTGGGACTCATGATTGCATGGCAGAGCCTGTTGAATCTTTATGTGGTTACCGGCGCAGTGCCGACGACCGGTGTGCCTTTGCCGTTCATCAGCTATGGAGGTTCGTCACTGGTCAGTTTGCTATTCAGTATAGGTTTGGTTCAAAAAGTTGCAGGCAATCCGATGATGGAGCGCGTGAAAGAGGCTTCTTATGCGCGTGCTGCTGGTGGGCGGGGGAACCGGCGGTCATCTGTTTCCCGCCGTGAGTATCGCCGAGGCGTTGCGTGA
- the murD gene encoding UDP-N-acetylmuramoyl-L-alanine--D-glutamate ligase codes for MKHTQWRNKRILVVGIGRSGYDVARVLHQLGASVTACDARFPELANRLAEQGVQVLTGWQGGLPGKAYDLVITSPGVPQWAEVLQDAVRKDIPVWSEVEFAFHLSEAPIVAVTGTNGKSTTAALVAHILHTAGYRSILCGNIAADGMERTLTDAASQAEPEDILVAEVSSFQLEWVHEFRPVVGVWTTLSPDHLDRHGSLEEYGKVKARLFRRQTGTDFAVIPGDDDFICSLVKTTAKYIYFSHQNIDKNGCFVVWCDADGVYFRKGEGVNRLASIGRYRLYGEHNRRNLAAAVAACLPWNIAGERLEEAIATFRPLPHRMEWVAEIDGVQYINNSMCTNLQAVEESLRTVPSPVVLIMGGVDKSGTPFGNLVPLLQQKARGVVLIGADAQNIEEKLRTAGWERIVRCDGLEEAVLRARDLAHRGDCIMLSPGCASFDMFVNFQERGNAFRRIVHRLEGEGNDE; via the coding sequence ATGAAACACACGCAGTGGCGAAACAAACGCATACTGGTGGTGGGTATCGGGCGGAGCGGTTACGACGTGGCTCGGGTACTGCACCAGCTGGGGGCATCTGTTACCGCCTGTGATGCCCGGTTCCCTGAACTGGCAAACCGTCTGGCAGAGCAGGGAGTACAGGTTTTGACCGGCTGGCAGGGGGGCTTGCCAGGGAAGGCTTATGACCTCGTGATAACCAGCCCGGGAGTTCCTCAATGGGCTGAGGTGTTGCAGGATGCGGTCAGGAAGGACATCCCCGTCTGGTCGGAGGTGGAGTTCGCCTTCCATCTGAGCGAGGCTCCGATAGTTGCCGTGACTGGAACCAACGGTAAAAGCACCACTGCGGCACTGGTCGCACACATTCTTCACACAGCAGGCTATCGCTCGATATTGTGCGGTAACATCGCCGCCGACGGGATGGAGCGTACCCTGACCGACGCCGCTTCACAGGCAGAGCCCGAGGATATCCTGGTTGCCGAGGTCAGCAGTTTTCAACTGGAGTGGGTGCATGAGTTCCGTCCTGTTGTCGGAGTATGGACGACTCTGTCACCCGACCACCTGGACCGCCACGGTTCCCTCGAAGAGTATGGCAAAGTCAAGGCGAGACTGTTTCGTCGCCAAACGGGGACGGATTTTGCCGTTATCCCCGGCGACGATGACTTCATCTGCAGTCTGGTGAAAACAACGGCAAAATATATCTATTTTTCTCATCAGAACATAGATAAAAATGGGTGCTTCGTGGTCTGGTGTGATGCAGATGGGGTATACTTCAGGAAAGGGGAAGGGGTCAACCGCCTCGCTTCTATCGGACGATACCGACTGTACGGTGAGCACAACCGACGTAACCTGGCAGCGGCGGTTGCTGCTTGCCTCCCCTGGAACATCGCGGGAGAACGGCTGGAGGAAGCCATAGCCACCTTCCGCCCGCTACCCCATCGCATGGAATGGGTGGCGGAAATCGATGGGGTGCAGTACATCAACAACTCCATGTGCACTAATCTGCAAGCGGTTGAGGAAAGTCTGAGAACCGTACCCTCACCGGTCGTGCTCATTATGGGGGGCGTGGATAAAAGCGGTACTCCTTTTGGCAACCTTGTGCCGCTTTTGCAACAGAAGGCGCGAGGCGTGGTGCTTATCGGAGCAGACGCGCAGAACATCGAGGAGAAGCTCCGCACGGCGGGGTGGGAACGTATCGTTCGGTGCGACGGTCTGGAAGAGGCGGTTTTACGCGCCCGTGACCTTGCCCATCGGGGTGACTGCATCATGTTGTCGCCCGGATGCGCGAGCTTTGACATGTTTGTCAATTTTCAGGAACGGGGGAACGCCTTTCGCCGCATCGTGCATCGGCTGGAGGGAGAGGGAAACGATGAGTGA
- a CDS encoding UDP-N-acetylmuramoyl-L-alanyl-D-glutamate--2,6-diaminopimelate ligase produces the protein MPRVLLSELIELLPEVRLSGASDIQVWVTDVACDSRKVKPGALFVAIPGQQFDGHDFVPDAVARGAVAVVVEHPVEVTSVPVLQVPHAREALALLANGFYGFPSRRLLLVGVTGTNGKTTTTHLIAHVLRTSGLSTGSMGTLGAVLDGVGEVPISHTTPEAPDIQYVLYTAVQNGVKAVAMEVSSHALHQHRTLGLEFDVAVFTNLTQDHLDYHKTMENYAASKRRLFVDYPPRSTKHAHVVFNLDDPTGRQWYEESVYDRWGYGVSSPDACVRASEVRLFPDGVEMRVVTPEGEHHVRVPLGGAFQVYNILAAITASLALSLSPDTVVNALRDVPQVPGRFEIVSNRRGITVIVDYAHTPDALENLLRSARALQPRRLITVFGCGGNRDRSKRPRMGAIASELSDLCVVTSDNPRNEPPEAIIDEILQGIRQREDVRVEPDRRRAIALAIESAQAGDMVVIAGKGHETVQIVGDQRIPFDDRQVAREMLEG, from the coding sequence ATGCCGCGAGTTCTGTTGTCTGAGCTTATCGAATTACTCCCTGAGGTGCGCCTCTCTGGCGCTTCGGATATTCAGGTATGGGTAACGGATGTTGCCTGCGACTCGCGCAAGGTCAAACCGGGTGCGCTGTTTGTGGCGATACCGGGTCAGCAGTTCGACGGACATGACTTCGTGCCGGACGCCGTAGCGCGAGGTGCGGTAGCGGTTGTGGTAGAACACCCCGTAGAGGTTACGTCAGTGCCTGTGCTGCAGGTGCCTCATGCTCGCGAGGCGCTGGCTTTGCTTGCCAACGGGTTTTATGGTTTCCCGTCGCGCAGGCTGTTGCTGGTTGGGGTGACGGGCACCAACGGAAAGACGACCACCACGCACCTCATCGCTCATGTACTTCGCACCAGCGGCTTGTCGACAGGCAGCATGGGAACTTTGGGCGCAGTTCTGGACGGGGTGGGTGAAGTGCCTATCTCCCACACCACGCCGGAGGCGCCCGATATCCAGTATGTGCTTTATACCGCTGTGCAGAACGGCGTGAAGGCAGTGGCGATGGAGGTTTCTTCTCATGCGCTGCACCAGCACCGAACGCTGGGATTGGAGTTTGACGTCGCGGTCTTCACCAACCTGACGCAGGACCACCTGGACTATCACAAGACGATGGAGAACTATGCGGCGAGCAAGCGCAGGCTCTTCGTGGACTATCCGCCGCGCAGCACCAAACATGCCCATGTCGTCTTCAATCTGGACGACCCCACAGGCAGGCAATGGTATGAGGAAAGCGTTTATGACCGATGGGGATATGGGGTATCCAGTCCGGATGCTTGCGTGCGGGCATCGGAGGTGCGCCTGTTTCCTGATGGCGTGGAGATGCGTGTGGTGACCCCCGAAGGGGAGCATCACGTGCGCGTTCCTCTTGGAGGCGCGTTTCAGGTGTACAATATTCTGGCGGCAATCACCGCTTCGCTGGCGCTGTCGCTTTCGCCCGATACTGTGGTCAATGCGTTGCGCGACGTTCCGCAGGTGCCTGGGCGATTTGAAATCGTTTCCAATCGTCGCGGCATCACGGTCATCGTGGATTACGCACATACGCCCGATGCGCTGGAGAATCTGTTGCGTTCCGCAAGGGCATTACAGCCTCGTCGTCTAATTACTGTATTTGGCTGCGGCGGCAACCGCGACCGGTCTAAACGTCCCAGGATGGGGGCTATTGCCTCTGAACTATCAGACCTTTGCGTGGTTACCTCCGACAACCCGCGCAATGAGCCGCCGGAAGCCATTATCGACGAGATACTGCAGGGCATTCGCCAACGGGAAGATGTACGGGTGGAGCCAGACCGTCGCCGTGCTATTGCTCTCGCTATAGAGAGCGCGCAGGCGGGCGACATGGTGGTGATCGCGGGAAAGGGGCATGAGACGGTGCAAATCGTTGGCGATCAGCGAATCCCGTTTGACGACAGGCAGGTTGCGCGCGAGATGCTGGAAGGTTGA
- the murF gene encoding UDP-N-acetylmuramoyl-tripeptide--D-alanyl-D-alanine ligase, with the protein MEPITLDTIAKAIGGVLTGERTALVKGIGIDSRTIEAGHLFFAIPGERTDGHQYVRMSAERGAVGAVVSRPVDAPQGFPLIYVADTVWALGCFARWYRGLFDIPVIGITGSTGKTTTKEMTAAALSARHTVLKSPQNLNNEIGLPLTISQLERHHTVAVLEMAMRGRGQIDWLANIARPSIGVITNIGWAHLELLGSRDNIALAKSEILYRLPEDGVAVLNADDDYFEFCRRQVRCRVITFGHRRGATVRAVKPQMERDGKVRCIVRYGREISPLQVPVPGLHHLSNALAALACAVAVGVPLAEATVYLQQMQAVEQRMQVCRTAKQITVLDDTYNANPASVKAALHTMERMANGCRRIVVLGDMLELGEEAPQLHREVGQEAARIGAQVIVAVGEMAEEIVRGAKSAGNPSVCLTFSDSNAAAENILRYLQPGDMVLVKGSRALHMELVVKAISEDC; encoded by the coding sequence ATGGAACCCATTACTCTGGATACTATCGCCAAAGCCATCGGTGGGGTGCTTACTGGAGAGCGAACAGCCCTCGTCAAAGGCATCGGCATTGACAGCCGGACCATTGAGGCTGGACACCTCTTCTTTGCCATACCGGGCGAGCGCACCGATGGACATCAGTACGTGCGCATGAGTGCGGAGCGGGGCGCGGTGGGCGCCGTGGTTTCACGACCGGTAGACGCGCCGCAAGGCTTTCCGCTCATCTATGTCGCAGATACCGTCTGGGCGCTGGGGTGTTTTGCTCGCTGGTATCGGGGTCTTTTTGACATTCCCGTGATAGGGATTACGGGCAGCACGGGCAAAACCACCACCAAAGAGATGACTGCTGCCGCTCTCAGCGCACGCCACACGGTTCTCAAGTCTCCGCAGAACCTGAATAACGAGATAGGTTTACCTCTGACGATTTCGCAGCTGGAGAGGCACCACACCGTGGCGGTGCTGGAGATGGCAATGCGAGGCAGGGGACAAATTGACTGGCTGGCAAACATTGCACGTCCTTCCATTGGCGTGATTACCAACATCGGGTGGGCGCACCTTGAGCTGCTTGGCTCAAGGGATAACATTGCCCTGGCAAAATCGGAAATTCTGTACCGTCTCCCCGAAGACGGTGTGGCTGTGCTGAATGCAGACGACGATTATTTTGAATTTTGCCGCCGGCAGGTGCGCTGCAGGGTGATTACATTCGGACATCGGCGCGGGGCAACAGTGCGGGCGGTAAAGCCACAGATGGAACGGGATGGTAAGGTTCGATGTATCGTGCGCTACGGGCGAGAGATCTCGCCGCTACAAGTTCCCGTGCCCGGTTTGCATCACTTGAGCAATGCGCTGGCAGCCCTCGCCTGCGCAGTGGCGGTGGGTGTTCCGCTTGCGGAAGCTACCGTCTATTTGCAGCAAATGCAGGCAGTGGAACAGCGGATGCAGGTGTGTCGGACAGCCAAGCAGATAACCGTGCTCGATGACACCTACAATGCTAATCCAGCGTCAGTCAAAGCAGCTTTACACACGATGGAGCGGATGGCAAACGGCTGCAGGCGGATAGTGGTTTTGGGAGATATGCTGGAGTTGGGCGAAGAAGCCCCCCAACTGCACCGTGAGGTCGGTCAGGAAGCGGCTCGGATTGGCGCGCAGGTGATTGTGGCGGTGGGTGAGATGGCAGAGGAGATCGTTCGTGGTGCAAAATCGGCAGGAAACCCCTCGGTGTGTTTGACTTTCAGCGACAGCAACGCCGCAGCGGAAAACATTCTTCGCTATCTGCAGCCGGGTGACATGGTGCTGGTGAAAGGTTCACGCGCTCTTCACATGGAGCTGGTCGTGAAAGCCATTTCCGAGGACTGTTAA